A window of the Xiashengella succiniciproducens genome harbors these coding sequences:
- a CDS encoding PSP1 domain-containing protein, producing the protein MSEQDIVVTGSKCDSCGDRCGKLDVFDWLADLPESVQNCDIVEVQFKNTRKGYYKNSAQLKLAKGDVVAVEASPGHDIGIVSLTGDLVLLQMKKNGVSPDNYEFKRVYRKAKQLDIEKWEEAKGLERETMLESRRIAQNLGLNMKIGDVEYQGDRTKAIFYYIADERVDFRELIKVLADRFKVRIEMRQIGARQEAGRIGGIGPCGRELCCSTWITNFKSVSTTAARYQEISLNPQKLAGQCGKLKCCLNYELDAYIEAQQDFPDTSTPIDTQDGLYFHLKTDVFKRLMWYCSSRDSGGSGNIVTLSVDSVKEYLKLNKKGIRIKELEAEVEVKEKGPSEPGYANVIEEESLTRFDDKAKKGNNNNNRRRKKARRTGKPNNNKGISNNGND; encoded by the coding sequence ATGAGCGAACAAGATATAGTCGTAACAGGAAGCAAATGTGATTCCTGTGGTGACAGGTGTGGCAAGCTGGATGTTTTTGACTGGTTGGCGGATTTACCTGAAAGTGTTCAAAACTGCGATATTGTTGAAGTTCAGTTTAAGAACACCCGCAAGGGGTATTACAAGAATTCTGCACAACTAAAACTTGCCAAAGGTGATGTAGTGGCGGTGGAAGCATCGCCTGGTCATGACATTGGTATAGTAAGTCTGACTGGAGATTTGGTGCTGCTTCAGATGAAGAAGAACGGAGTTTCTCCGGATAATTATGAGTTTAAACGCGTCTATCGCAAGGCAAAGCAACTTGATATTGAGAAGTGGGAAGAAGCTAAGGGGCTTGAAAGAGAGACCATGCTGGAGTCCCGCCGAATTGCCCAGAACCTGGGACTTAATATGAAGATTGGGGATGTTGAATATCAAGGTGACAGGACAAAGGCGATTTTCTACTATATAGCCGATGAAAGGGTTGACTTCAGGGAACTTATCAAGGTTCTTGCCGATCGTTTCAAGGTAAGGATAGAGATGAGGCAAATCGGCGCCCGCCAGGAGGCAGGGCGCATAGGTGGTATCGGACCGTGTGGCAGGGAACTTTGCTGCTCAACCTGGATAACCAACTTCAAGTCAGTTAGCACTACTGCAGCCAGGTATCAGGAAATTTCACTTAATCCACAGAAGCTGGCCGGTCAATGTGGAAAGTTGAAGTGCTGCCTCAACTATGAACTTGATGCATATATAGAAGCACAGCAGGACTTCCCAGATACATCCACGCCTATTGACACACAGGATGGACTTTATTTCCACCTTAAGACAGATGTGTTTAAGCGTTTGATGTGGTACTGCTCTAGCAGGGACAGTGGAGGTTCTGGCAATATAGTAACCCTTTCTGTTGACAGCGTTAAAGAGTATCTCAAGCTAAACAAGAAAGGAATAAGAATCAAGGAGCTTGAAGCTGAGGTTGAAGTTAAGGAAAAGGGACCGAGCGAACCGGGATATGCAAACGTTATTGAAGAGGAAAGCCTAACTCGCTTCGACGATAAGGCAAAGAAGGGAAATAACAATAATAACAGGAGAAGAAAGAAGGCCCGCCGTACCGGTAAACCAAACAACAACAAGGGTATATCAAACAATGGTAATGACTAG
- a CDS encoding ATP-binding protein — translation MFFKDIAGQQLIKDHLLRSVKEDRISHAQLFAGGEGTGSFLLALAYAQYLNCLNRGEHDACGTCSSCVKASKMVHPDIHFVFPVIKEGSKAVSDDRIKEFREFVLERQYFSAGQWFDRISDGKKSGVIYDDESAVILRKLSMKNFEGRYKIMIIWLPERMNVSGANKLLKILEEPPTSTVFLLVSENPQSLLATILSRTQMLNVPPIETESLVEALKQKYDFSESEINLAARLSKGNYVRAVDYLSSSRDQSVFFEMFTSLMRSTYSRKVFDIMKWVDEVAPLSRDKLKAFIDYATGMLRESYIYNFRKPELVYLSPGEEDFVRKFSPFINDNNIEDMTEELKLAYSHIEQNGNARIVLLDMALKMVMMFKS, via the coding sequence ATGTTTTTTAAGGATATAGCTGGCCAACAGTTGATAAAGGATCATTTGTTGCGCAGTGTAAAGGAGGATCGCATAAGTCATGCCCAGCTTTTTGCGGGTGGTGAAGGCACTGGCTCCTTCCTGCTTGCACTTGCCTATGCTCAATATCTTAACTGTTTGAACAGGGGAGAGCACGATGCCTGTGGTACCTGCAGTTCCTGCGTCAAGGCATCTAAGATGGTGCACCCCGATATTCACTTTGTTTTTCCTGTGATCAAGGAGGGGAGTAAGGCAGTAAGTGACGACCGCATCAAGGAGTTCAGGGAGTTTGTACTTGAACGCCAGTACTTCAGTGCCGGACAGTGGTTTGACAGGATCTCAGATGGTAAGAAGTCGGGTGTGATCTATGACGATGAGAGCGCTGTGATACTCCGCAAGCTCTCTATGAAGAACTTTGAGGGTCGTTATAAGATTATGATAATATGGCTGCCCGAGCGCATGAATGTCAGTGGTGCGAATAAGTTGCTTAAGATCCTTGAGGAGCCACCGACAAGTACTGTTTTCCTGCTGGTTTCTGAGAATCCACAGTCTCTGCTTGCAACTATCCTTTCCCGTACACAAATGCTTAATGTTCCTCCAATTGAAACGGAGAGTCTTGTAGAGGCTTTGAAGCAGAAGTATGATTTTTCTGAGTCTGAGATAAATCTAGCTGCACGCCTGTCCAAAGGAAACTATGTAAGGGCAGTTGATTACCTTAGCTCATCCAGGGATCAGAGTGTTTTCTTTGAGATGTTCACAAGCCTTATGAGGTCTACTTACTCGCGCAAGGTGTTTGATATTATGAAATGGGTTGATGAGGTAGCACCTTTATCGCGCGACAAATTGAAGGCATTTATAGATTATGCTACAGGAATGCTGAGAGAAAGTTATATTTATAATTTCAGAAAACCTGAATTGGTGTATCTTAGTCCTGGCGAGGAAGACTTCGTAAGGAAGTTTTCCCCCTTTATTAATGACAATAATATTGAGGATATGACTGAAGAATTGAAATTGGCATATTCTCACATTGAACAAAATGGCAACGCCAGAATTGTATTGCTCGACATGGCGTTGAAGATGGTGATGATGTTCAAGTCATAA
- a CDS encoding radical SAM protein — translation MPTFLFGEIIFGPVNSRRLGCSLGINLLPVDRKLCSFDCLYCECGLNPDVGAPKAELPTVDEITKYLELKLQEMSGSGRLPDVLTFAGNGEPTLHPDFPEIIDSTCVLRDKYCPSAKIAVLSNGSRIGSPRVFNALLKVDDNILKLDAGSENTIKLLDRPSGKFNLQSYVENLKRFDGKVIIQSLFIKGHYNGELIDNSSDHEVAEWLKLIKYIAPGEVMVYSIARDTPVDTLQKVEGKRLKEIASLVEKEGIKVQLTE, via the coding sequence ATGCCCACATTTCTATTCGGCGAAATAATCTTTGGACCGGTTAACAGTCGCAGACTTGGTTGTTCACTGGGAATTAACCTCTTACCGGTCGACAGGAAGCTATGCTCGTTCGATTGCCTATATTGCGAATGCGGATTAAATCCCGATGTAGGAGCACCAAAAGCAGAATTACCCACGGTAGACGAAATCACTAAATATCTGGAGCTTAAACTCCAGGAGATGTCCGGCAGCGGCCGGCTGCCGGACGTACTGACCTTTGCCGGTAACGGTGAACCAACTCTTCATCCTGATTTTCCGGAAATCATCGATTCAACTTGTGTACTTAGAGATAAGTACTGTCCTTCAGCAAAAATAGCGGTACTATCCAATGGCTCAAGGATTGGTTCACCGCGTGTATTCAATGCACTGCTCAAGGTAGATGACAATATCCTGAAACTTGATGCAGGATCGGAAAATACAATAAAGCTGCTTGATCGACCATCAGGGAAATTCAATCTTCAATCCTATGTAGAAAATCTCAAACGCTTTGATGGAAAGGTGATAATACAGAGCCTTTTTATTAAGGGCCACTACAACGGGGAACTAATTGACAATAGTAGCGACCATGAAGTAGCTGAATGGCTAAAGCTTATAAAATACATCGCTCCGGGTGAGGTTATGGTTTATTCCATAGCCAGAGATACTCCTGTGGACACTCTCCAGAAGGTCGAAGGAAAGCGTCTCAAAGAAATTGCTTCGCTGGTAGAGAAGGAAGGTATCAAGGTTCAGCTAACCGAATAA
- a CDS encoding glycosyltransferase, with protein MTESPIYQLQATKVLVCPLDWGLGHATRCIPIIRILTSRGIKVVVACSPQLKPLFINEVPELELDTFEGARIRYSRSSHLVPRLLADLPLLLLWYFRERRFTKTLVTRHKADCIISDNRYGVRQGGIKNILITHQLAPIMPRLLKWAEPIAAWVFQTVIKSFDECWVPDLPMPDSLAGLLVHRYPLPYNVRFIGPQSRFTDCDKPDIFRSENQQESTSANEYELLGIVSGPEPQRSILLDIMIRQFSTYSGKSLILTGRPEQGAPKIVKTDQGPDLAPHLETAQLKALLTRTPYIVCRSGYSTIMDLYYLGRSAIIIPTPGQTEQEYLSQYHSSRHLAISQDEFVTATLSSLLERLLRL; from the coding sequence ATGACAGAGAGTCCCATATACCAATTGCAGGCAACTAAAGTGCTTGTTTGCCCGCTCGACTGGGGACTGGGACATGCCACACGATGCATCCCCATCATCAGAATATTGACCTCAAGGGGTATCAAGGTCGTGGTAGCCTGCTCTCCTCAGCTTAAGCCACTCTTCATAAACGAAGTACCGGAGCTTGAGCTCGACACCTTCGAAGGTGCCCGGATAAGATATTCACGAAGCAGCCATCTTGTGCCAAGACTGCTGGCAGACCTGCCTCTCCTGCTTCTTTGGTACTTTCGGGAACGACGCTTCACTAAAACCCTTGTAACCAGACATAAAGCAGATTGCATTATTTCAGACAACAGGTATGGAGTAAGGCAAGGCGGGATAAAAAATATCTTAATAACTCATCAGTTAGCCCCAATTATGCCGCGGTTATTAAAGTGGGCAGAACCTATAGCAGCCTGGGTATTCCAAACTGTGATAAAATCCTTTGATGAATGCTGGGTACCCGACCTGCCAATGCCTGACTCGCTCGCAGGTTTATTGGTTCATCGCTATCCCCTCCCCTACAACGTAAGGTTCATCGGACCTCAGTCAAGATTTACCGACTGCGACAAACCAGATATATTTCGGTCCGAAAACCAGCAGGAGTCAACATCTGCTAATGAATATGAACTGCTAGGAATAGTTTCGGGACCCGAACCACAGCGCTCCATCCTACTCGATATAATGATAAGGCAGTTTTCTACATACTCCGGCAAAAGCCTTATTCTGACAGGCAGACCGGAACAGGGAGCTCCCAAAATAGTAAAAACAGACCAGGGACCTGATCTGGCACCTCATCTTGAGACTGCACAATTAAAAGCCTTGCTTACACGCACTCCCTACATAGTATGCAGATCAGGGTACTCTACAATTATGGACCTCTATTACCTGGGCAGATCAGCTATTATCATTCCAACTCCCGGACAGACTGAACAGGAGTATCTTTCTCAATATCATTCTTCCAGACATCTTGCCATTAGTCAGGATGAATTTGTCACAGCTACACTTAGCTCACTGTTGGAAAGGCTATTACGGTTGTAG
- a CDS encoding DUF3108 domain-containing protein: protein MGRTNMTRVLTTVLLSLLLSPSLLKGNGNCTVTNFVFKDGEKVTYNAVYNWGFIWLNAGLVTFTVDSVKKDSKPAYHFKAVGVTHKGYDKLFMVRDTFQSFVDPISMKPFEFIRSTQEGSYKAYEYYSFDKDKRKINTKISKEGGAPIYKTIDWPECGLDIVSLVYYARNLDFSKYKPGDKIPIVMIVDGEVFDLYIRYLGREEIKTRDGRRFRCLKFTPLLVEGTIFNAGEDMTVWMTDDNARIPILVEAKILVGSVKAVFVDAQGLRNPITAEILGK from the coding sequence ATGGGGCGAACCAATATGACAAGAGTGCTCACAACGGTATTGCTATCGTTGTTATTGAGCCCTTCATTGCTAAAGGGTAATGGTAACTGCACTGTTACCAACTTCGTTTTTAAGGACGGAGAAAAAGTGACATATAATGCTGTTTACAACTGGGGTTTTATATGGTTAAATGCAGGTCTTGTAACATTCACCGTTGATTCAGTAAAAAAAGACAGCAAGCCTGCATATCATTTTAAAGCAGTAGGCGTAACCCACAAGGGTTACGACAAATTATTCATGGTCAGAGATACCTTTCAGTCTTTTGTAGATCCAATCAGTATGAAGCCCTTTGAATTTATAAGAAGTACTCAGGAGGGCTCTTATAAAGCATATGAATACTATTCATTTGATAAGGACAAGAGGAAGATAAATACTAAAATCAGCAAGGAAGGTGGAGCTCCTATTTACAAGACCATTGACTGGCCTGAGTGCGGTCTGGACATAGTAAGCCTTGTCTATTATGCCCGTAACCTGGATTTCTCAAAATATAAACCAGGAGATAAGATCCCTATAGTGATGATTGTTGATGGAGAGGTATTTGATCTCTATATCAGATACCTTGGGCGGGAAGAGATTAAGACCCGTGATGGCAGACGTTTTCGTTGTCTTAAGTTCACTCCCTTGCTAGTTGAGGGAACCATCTTTAATGCGGGTGAAGATATGACAGTATGGATGACTGATGATAATGCTCGTATTCCTATTCTGGTTGAGGCAAAGATTCTTGTCGGATCTGTGAAGGCTGTGTTTGTTGATGCACAAGGTCTGCGCAACCCAATCACTGCCGAGATCTTAGGCAAATAA
- a CDS encoding Ig-like domain-containing protein, with protein MKLKQWFRHMLLFRYRGLVQLGLFLTLIIGFWGCASTGMPTGGPKDEEPPYMVKSIPAANSLSFLGDEIRIEFNEIIQVSDIFQKLMVSPPVNKQPAVTTRGKTMIVKFQEDLQPNATYTLDFADAIKDNNEGNVLENFAFSFSTGDYIDSMAISGHLLDASDLSPVANALVMVYSNHADSAFRTLVPLRVTRTNAEGYFSIKNLAPIGYKLYALEDANRNYKYDQPGERIAWYDEIITPYYGFHERIDSVGSDSAVVVQVPAFLPDSLRLFMFQEDNVAPYLTDYKRPARNKADLYFSRPMDVKAEVKVVGREDADLFILENSPRNDSITVWLRDSVLINSDSLLLHLRYQVLDSLKQPEWKNDTINAFFIDYGGSQREGRGRKKDDEQVELPSLRVDGIKPTFGILDRLTLTFPTPLDKADGNAIRLSQELDSTLVPVDIRLVKDSIYIRQYAVDFKREAGSAYVVEIDSAAFTDIYGVSNKPVRQRFTVSAADTYATLYIEVAQPDKSWVLEVLDRQENIVRTSKVPTNGKMGFRYLRPGDYLIRIVEDVNGNGKWDVGDFEKGIQPEKLYYYPEYINARANWDHFINFDPSTFDIYDFVARMRKSQSSRKK; from the coding sequence ATGAAACTGAAACAGTGGTTTAGACATATGTTGTTATTCAGATATAGAGGGCTGGTTCAGCTTGGGCTGTTTTTGACCTTGATTATTGGGTTTTGGGGTTGTGCAAGTACTGGCATGCCTACTGGGGGACCAAAGGATGAAGAGCCACCCTATATGGTTAAGTCAATACCTGCAGCTAATTCTCTGAGTTTTCTTGGAGATGAGATCAGAATTGAATTTAACGAAATAATCCAGGTCTCAGACATTTTTCAAAAGCTGATGGTGTCACCACCAGTCAACAAGCAGCCTGCTGTTACCACCCGCGGTAAGACCATGATTGTTAAGTTTCAGGAAGATCTTCAACCCAATGCAACCTACACACTTGATTTTGCTGATGCAATCAAGGACAACAATGAAGGGAATGTCTTAGAGAATTTTGCATTTTCTTTCTCGACGGGAGACTACATTGATAGTATGGCTATTTCCGGCCATTTATTGGACGCATCAGACCTTTCTCCGGTAGCCAATGCTTTGGTAATGGTTTATTCCAATCATGCTGACTCGGCCTTTCGTACTCTTGTGCCCCTGCGGGTCACAAGAACTAATGCGGAAGGATATTTCTCGATAAAGAACCTGGCTCCAATTGGATATAAGTTGTATGCACTTGAGGATGCCAACAGAAATTACAAGTACGATCAGCCTGGTGAGAGGATAGCCTGGTATGATGAGATCATTACACCATACTATGGCTTTCATGAGAGGATTGACTCGGTAGGAAGTGACTCAGCTGTTGTGGTACAGGTACCTGCGTTTCTGCCAGATAGTTTGCGTCTCTTTATGTTTCAGGAGGATAATGTAGCCCCTTACCTGACAGATTATAAGCGTCCAGCTCGCAACAAGGCGGATCTGTATTTCAGCAGGCCAATGGATGTAAAGGCCGAAGTAAAGGTTGTAGGCAGAGAAGATGCTGATTTATTTATACTTGAGAATTCGCCGCGAAATGATAGCATTACAGTTTGGCTTAGGGATAGTGTATTGATTAATTCTGATTCATTGCTGTTGCATTTGAGATATCAGGTGCTTGACTCGCTTAAACAACCAGAATGGAAGAACGACACAATCAATGCTTTTTTTATTGACTATGGAGGAAGTCAGCGTGAAGGAAGAGGGCGTAAAAAGGATGATGAGCAGGTTGAACTCCCATCGCTAAGAGTTGATGGTATAAAGCCAACATTTGGGATACTTGACAGGTTGACACTGACCTTCCCTACTCCCTTGGATAAGGCAGACGGCAATGCAATAAGACTGTCTCAGGAGCTTGATAGCACCCTGGTTCCTGTTGATATCAGACTCGTAAAAGACAGCATCTATATACGACAATACGCAGTTGATTTTAAGCGCGAGGCCGGTTCTGCCTATGTAGTTGAAATAGATTCAGCAGCTTTTACAGATATTTATGGTGTATCAAACAAGCCTGTAAGGCAGCGTTTTACTGTAAGTGCTGCTGATACCTATGCTACACTGTATATAGAGGTAGCTCAGCCTGATAAATCCTGGGTACTTGAAGTGCTCGACAGGCAGGAGAATATTGTAAGGACTTCCAAAGTACCAACAAATGGCAAGATGGGATTTAGATATCTGAGGCCTGGAGATTACCTTATCAGAATTGTTGAGGACGTGAATGGTAATGGCAAGTGGGATGTTGGTGATTTTGAAAAAGGTATTCAGCCGGAGAAACTATATTACTATCCTGAATACATAAATGCCAGAGCAAACTGGGATCATTTCATAAACTTTGATCCTTCGACCTTTGATATTTATGACTTTGTTGCCAGAATGAGAAAGTCGCAGTCTTCAAGAAAAAAATAG
- the metA gene encoding homoserine O-acetyltransferase MetA: protein MPVNIPDSLPAKSLLEAENVFVMSQSRAQSQDIRPLKILILNLMPLKSVTEAHLLRVLSNSPLQVEVELMMASSHAHKHTSQEHLLAFYKTFDEVKTRYFDGLIITGAPVELMEFEAVNYWKELCEIMEWSKQHVTSTFHICWGAQAGLYYHYGIKKYELHKKMFGVFSHSVEVPTEPLLRGFDDWYYAPHSRYTEVRADEIRNTKGLVILSESPEAGVYIVVSEDRKQIFVTGHPEYDRNTLAEEYWRDVNKGMEIAVPENYYSNDNPEGEPAVNWRGHAHLLYSNWLNYYVYQLTPYKFNHEH, encoded by the coding sequence ATGCCGGTTAACATTCCTGATTCTCTACCTGCAAAATCACTTTTGGAGGCGGAGAATGTATTTGTTATGAGTCAGAGTCGTGCGCAGTCGCAGGACATTAGACCATTGAAAATACTTATATTGAATCTGATGCCGTTGAAAAGCGTAACGGAGGCTCATCTGCTCAGGGTATTGTCAAATTCCCCCTTGCAGGTAGAGGTTGAACTTATGATGGCATCTTCGCATGCACATAAACATACCTCTCAGGAACATTTACTGGCGTTTTATAAGACCTTTGATGAGGTTAAAACCCGATACTTTGACGGTTTGATAATCACAGGAGCTCCTGTTGAGCTGATGGAATTTGAGGCAGTTAATTACTGGAAGGAACTCTGTGAAATAATGGAGTGGAGCAAGCAGCATGTTACTTCAACATTCCATATCTGTTGGGGAGCACAGGCCGGTCTCTATTATCATTATGGTATCAAAAAGTATGAATTGCATAAGAAGATGTTCGGGGTCTTCAGTCATAGTGTGGAAGTGCCTACCGAACCTCTGCTTAGGGGTTTTGACGATTGGTACTATGCTCCACACTCAAGATATACAGAGGTTCGTGCTGACGAAATAAGGAATACGAAAGGATTGGTTATCTTAAGTGAATCGCCTGAAGCAGGAGTATATATAGTTGTATCAGAGGATAGAAAGCAGATATTTGTAACAGGTCACCCTGAATATGATCGTAATACTCTTGCCGAGGAATACTGGAGGGATGTAAACAAGGGAATGGAGATTGCAGTGCCAGAGAATTATTACAGCAATGACAACCCAGAAGGTGAGCCTGCTGTAAACTGGCGAGGTCATGCCCACCTGTTATATTCCAACTGGTTAAATTATTACGTATATCAGCTGACTCCCTACAAGTTCAATCACGAACATTAA
- a CDS encoding TetR/AcrR family transcriptional regulator, with protein sequence MSLESSSLTPSQDANRSAILDAARDLFARYGFKKTTMEDIAMALRKGKSSLYYYFKNKEDIFQAVIDSESEILFKKLKEVVDSDLSPKDKLRNYVIVRMQTISQLANYQKVLKEDFYGEYNFLGANRKKGESVEEAYLKTILEVGVRNGVFNIRDIQLGAMSIAVVLRGLEIPLFRGSTSVQDLSGQLDNILNIFFYGLVKN encoded by the coding sequence ATGAGTTTGGAAAGCAGTTCACTTACACCTTCACAGGATGCTAACAGGAGTGCCATTCTTGATGCAGCCAGGGATTTGTTTGCACGTTATGGTTTCAAGAAAACCACGATGGAAGACATTGCAATGGCTCTTAGAAAGGGAAAAAGTTCTCTTTATTACTATTTCAAAAATAAGGAGGATATTTTCCAGGCTGTAATTGATTCTGAGTCTGAAATCCTCTTCAAGAAACTGAAGGAGGTCGTGGACTCGGATTTAAGCCCAAAGGATAAGCTGCGTAATTATGTAATAGTCCGTATGCAGACAATTAGTCAGCTTGCCAATTACCAGAAGGTATTAAAGGAAGATTTTTACGGGGAGTACAACTTTCTGGGTGCAAATAGGAAGAAAGGAGAGTCTGTCGAAGAGGCCTATCTGAAGACCATTCTTGAAGTCGGAGTTCGCAACGGAGTCTTTAACATCAGGGATATACAACTTGGTGCAATGAGTATTGCTGTTGTACTGCGTGGACTTGAAATTCCCCTTTTCAGAGGATCCACAAGTGTTCAGGATTTGAGTGGCCAGTTGGACAACATCTTAAACATTTTCTTTTACGGTTTAGTAAAGAATTAA